The genomic DNA CGTATCGGGAGCGGGCGATCGCCCAGCGCGTCGCCCGCATGCCCCTCGACGCCGAGGTGCGTCATCTCCTGCGCCGGGCGCTCATCTGGGTATGGCAGGACGAGGAGATGCACGCCGCCTACGTGCGGGGGGTCCTCCTCCACCGCGCCTCGGTGTGGACGCGAGGGCTGACCTACGGCGAACAGCTCTTCGGCGCAGTGTCAGGATGGGCCAGCGCCACGGACCAGCATCTCCACGTACGAGACCACCCGGTCGCCGTTGCCCTGGCGCGGTCTTTGACCCTGGGCGGCCTCCTCACGGGTCGGCTGAGCAGCGCCCTGCGACAGGAGCTCGACTACGGGCCGTTCCGAAAGTTCTGTCGCCTCAACGTGGAGCTCGAGCGGAGCGCGGCGCTGTGCTGGGCCCGCATCATCGATCTTGCCGCGACCGACGAGGAGCGCGAGGCGGCTGAGCAGGTCGTGGACGATGAGCACCGGCACGGTCGGGTCTTCGCCGTGCTGGCAGCGGCGTTCGGTGATGACGACCGCCTCCGTACCGGATGGACTCGGGAGACGCTCGTCGACGAACTGCGCCCCATCGGAGAGTGGTTCCTGCCTGGGCGGGATCGCGCGGCGTCGGTTCGACCCGGTCGCTTCGCCAGCGGGGCGCCGGTGTACGTCGAGCGGGGAAGCTCGTCGACCGACAAGCGCTCCAGCCTCCGCCAGGTCCTCGATCGAGCGGGCCTGCCCGAGCTCATCGCCTCCAGGGCCTCTACCGGCGTGCCCCTCCGGGCGGCAGTGAAGACGGCCTTCATGCTCGGCTACGACCGCCGTGACCGCTCGACGCTCGTCGATCCGATCCTGGTCGACGAGCTGGCGCGCTACCTGGCCGAGCACGGCGTCGGCGACGTGGCGGTGCTGGAGGCACCCACGCTGTACGACGGCTTCTACGCGCACCGGTCGGTCGCCGAGGTGGCGAAGTATTTCGGCTTCGACTCGCCCGCCTACCGCGTCGTCGACTGCTCGCAGGACCAGGTCCCGTTCGAGTACCTACGAGGAACAGCCCAGTCGTGCATCAGCCGCACTTGGAGCACCG from Acidimicrobiales bacterium includes the following:
- a CDS encoding DUF362 domain-containing protein, with the protein product MAAEDVRPRSGSGRLDKIYQESERLLATWRRRYRGRPEWELRRLWFLALEREQLVSVAYRERAIAQRVARMPLDAEVRHLLRRALIWVWQDEEMHAAYVRGVLLHRASVWTRGLTYGEQLFGAVSGWASATDQHLHVRDHPVAVALARSLTLGGLLTGRLSSALRQELDYGPFRKFCRLNVELERSAALCWARIIDLAATDEEREAAEQVVDDEHRHGRVFAVLAAAFGDDDRLRTGWTRETLVDELRPIGEWFLPGRDRAASVRPGRFASGAPVYVERGSSSTDKRSSLRQVLDRAGLPELIASRASTGVPLRAAVKTAFMLGYDRRDRSTLVDPILVDELARYLAEHGVGDVAVLEAPTLYDGFYAHRSVAEVAKYFGFDSPAYRVVDCSQDQVPFEYLRGTAQSCISRTWSTADVRLVLAKLRTNPSELGHLCLSSLEGLGERQDRYVFSDRQLHYRMATMMVVDAFEPDLGVVDAYDDAAQGPFGVMGCRHPVSPHRVYAGADALSVDTVVLRDMGVPDPLLSPMIRMATYWFDASEDATAVVGDGGPIPGFRHPYSSGVSTALSTAAYPVYVYGSGAGRLFVPAMDEGAFPPLTEVGPVVAAVRRAAQLAFGLRPPAS